One genomic window of Glycine soja cultivar W05 chromosome 9, ASM419377v2, whole genome shotgun sequence includes the following:
- the LOC114425258 gene encoding shaggy-related protein kinase theta-like, whose protein sequence is MNVMRRLKSIASGRTSISSDPGGDCTTKRAKFDQDTEGKVNEETYPNERCGKDQEHHVDSNVPSVPRTEKSGYYQLPKELNEMKIGDDKGKNNNEKDMEATIVSGNGTETGEIITTAIGGRDGQPKRTISYIAERVVGTGSFGVVYQAKCLETGEAVAIKKVLQDKRYKNRELQVMRMLDHTNVLRLKHCFYSTAEKDDLYLNLVLEYVPETVYRVSKHYVRMHQHMPIINVQLYTYQICRGLNYLHHVIGVCHRDIKPQNLLVNPQTHQLKVCDFGSAKMLVPGEPNISYICSRYYRAPELIFGATEYTTAIDIWSAGCVLAELLLGHPMFPGESGVDQLVEIIKILGTPTREEIKCMNPNYTEFKFPQIKAHPWHKVFHKKMPSEAVDLVSRMLQYSPNLRCTALEACAHPFFDDLREPNACLPNGRPLPPLFNFTAQELADAPDELRRRLIPEHARS, encoded by the exons ATGAATGTGATGCGAAGGTTGAAAAGCATTGCTTCTGGGAGGACTTCCATTTCATCAGATCCT GGAGGGGATTGTACCACAAAAAGAGCAAAGTTTGATCAAGACACCGAAGGAAAGGTCAATGAGGAAACATATCCTAATGAGAGGTGCGGAAAAGATCAGGAACACCATGTAGATTCCAATGTTCCTTCAGTGCCTAGAACTGAGAAGTCAGGTTATTATCAGCTTCCAAAAGAATTAAATGAAATGAAGATTGGAGATGACAAAGGCAAAAACAACAATGAGAAG GATATGGAAGCAACTATTGTGAGTGGTAATGGAACAGAAACCGGTGAAATTATTACAACTGCTATTGGAGGTCGAGACGGACAACCAAAGCGG ACAATCTCATACATAGCAGAACGTGTGGTTGGCACTGGttcttttggtgttgtttatcag GCTAAGTGCCTTGAAACTGGTGAAGCAGTTGCAATAAAAAAAGTGTTGCAAGACAAGAGATATAAGAATAGGGAACTGCAGGTTATGCGAATGCTTGACCATACTAATGTTCTCAGACTAAAACACTGTTTCTATTCAACTGCTGAGAAAGATGATTTGTACCTTAACCTAGTTTTGGAGTATGTACCTGAAACTGTCTACAGAGTTTCAAAGCACTATGTCAGAATGCACCAACATATGCCTATCATTAATGTGCAACTGTATACATACCAG ATATGTCGGGGTTTAAATTATTTGCATCATGTGATTGGAGTCTGCCATCGGGACATCAAACCCCAGAATCTATTG GTTAATCCCCAGACTCATCAGTTAAAAGTATGTGATTTTGGGAGTGCAAAGATGTTG GTGCCTGGCGAACCCAACATATCGTATATATGCTCGCGGTATTATAGAGCTCCAGAACTTATATTTGGTGCAACAGAATACACAACTGCTATTGATATTTGGTCTGCTGGTTGTGTGTTGGCTGAGCTTCTTCTAGGACAT CCAATGTTTCCCGGAGAGAGTGGGGTTGATCAATTGGTAGAGATCATTAAG ATCTTGGGAACACCAACCAGAGAAGAAATAAAGTGCATGAATCCAAATTACACCGAATTTAAGTTTCCTCAGATAAAAGCACACCCATGGCATAAG GTTTTTCACAAGAAGATGCCTTCAGAAGCAGTGGATCTAGTGTCAAGGATGCTTCAGTATTCACCGAATCTACGATGCACTGCT TTGGAAGCATGTGCACACCCTTTCTTTGATGATCTGCGAGAACCAAATGCATGCTTGCCAAATGGGCGACCATTGCCTCCATTGTTCAACTTCACTGCTCAAG AACTGGCGGATGCACCCGATGAGTTGCGTAGGCGTCTCATTCCTGAGCATGCAAGAAGTTGA
- the LOC114425733 gene encoding E3 ubiquitin-protein ligase At1g12760-like has translation MQNSNPSSSSPPSPPLLDTAPFLPRSRRRAPPSLRTAATFFRRASGRRMMLREPSVRVREAAAAEVEGRQSEWAYSRPVVALDVAWNAAFLAIGASVLALSADEDPCVPLRAWIVGYLLQGALHSLCVVAEFTRRRTTTISGTHSGSNVEWSFSSESDEEFYPSEQFLEGDGNSITKHIESANTMLSFIWWIVGFYWVTAGGQSLTRDSPQLYWLCITFLSFDVMIVLICVAVACLIGIAVCCCLPCILAILYVVADQEGATKEEIEQLPKYKFIIIKEFKKEGDIEESSRGIMTESESETATEHVIALEDAECCICLSAYDDGAELRELPCNHHFHCTCIDKWLLINATCPLCKFNILRTGNHHQEV, from the exons ATGCAAAACTCAAACCCATCATCATCTTCCCCCCCTTCCCCTCCTCTGTTGGACACCGCACCGTTCCTCCCCCGGAGCCGCCGCCGCGCGCCGCCGTCTCTGCGCACGGCGGCGACCTTCTTCCGGCGTGCGAGCGGGCGGCGCATGATGCTCCGGGAGCCGTCGGTGCGTGTGCGGGAGGCTGCAGCGGCGGAGGTGGAGGGCCGGCAGAGCGAGTGGGCGTACTCGCGGCCGGTGGTGGCGCTCGACGTCGCGTGGAACGCCGCGTTCCTCGCGATCGGCGCGTCGGTTCTCGCGCTCAGCGCCGACGAGGACCCCTGCGTGCCACTCAGGGCGTGGATTGTGGGGTACCTGCTGCAGGGCGCGTTGCACTCTCTCTGCGTCGTTGCTGAGTTcacaagaagaagaacaacaacaattagTGGGACCCACTCCGGTTCTAACGTTGAATGGAGCTTCAGTTCTGAGAGTGATGAAGAGTTTTATCCTTCGGAACAGTTTCTCGAGGGTGACGGAAACAG CATCACAAAACACATTGAGTCTGCAAATACCATGCTTTCATTCATATGGTGGATTGTTGGGTTCTACTGGGTAACTGCTGGTGGCCAGAGTTTGACAAGGGATTCACCTCAGCTTTACTG GCTCTGTATCACATTTCTTTCTTTCGACGTCATGATTGTACTCATCTGTGTTGCTGTTGCATGTCTTATTGGAATCGCTGTTTGCTGTTGTCTGCCGTGCATACTTGCCATTCTGTATGTGGTGGCAGATCAG GAAGGGGCAACGAAGGAAGAGATTGAGCAGTTGCCAAAATATAAGTTCATAATAATAAAGGAATTTAAGAAAGAAGGTGATATTGAAGAATCTTCAAGAGGAATAATGACCGAATCTGAGAGTGAGACAGCCACCGAACATGTTATTGCCTTAGAAGATGCA GAATGCTGCATCTGCCTTTCTGCCTATGATGATGGTGCTGAGCTCAGAGAACTTCCTTGCAATCACCATTTTCACTGCACATGCATAGACAAATGGCTGCTAATCAATGCTACTTGCCCTCTCTGCAAGTTTAACATTTTGAGGACTGGCAACCACCATCAAGAAGTTTGA